The following are encoded in a window of Pseudalgibacter alginicilyticus genomic DNA:
- a CDS encoding FtsL-like putative cell division protein, which yields MKKNIYSILKGTFLVSDDSFKNWRGIIFISVLAIIMIASSHSADKKVYDIARLNNEVKEMRSAFVDGRSKLMRLKMESAVVKKMKKKGLAPSVIPPKKIKVKSQN from the coding sequence ATGAAAAAAAATATTTATAGCATATTAAAAGGAACATTTTTAGTAAGCGATGATTCTTTTAAAAATTGGAGAGGGATTATTTTTATTTCTGTTTTAGCTATAATAATGATTGCAAGTTCACATAGTGCCGATAAAAAAGTATATGATATTGCAAGATTAAATAATGAAGTAAAGGAGATGCGATCAGCATTTGTTGATGGTCGATCCAAATTAATGCGGCTCAAAATGGAATCGGCAGTCGTAAAAAAAATGAAAAAAAAAGGCTTGGCGCCCTCGGTAATTCCGCCAAAAAAGATAAAAGTTAAATCCCAAAATTAA
- the rsmH gene encoding 16S rRNA (cytosine(1402)-N(4))-methyltransferase RsmH → MEYHNPVLLKETVDGLNIKEDGVYVDVTFGGGGHSREILNRLGGKGKLFAFDQDLDALGNTIEDVRFQLINENFRYIKRFLRFYGVKKVDGILADFGVSSHQFDVAERGFSTRFEADLDMRMNQQSELSAFNVVNDYEEEQLKQVLLQYGELRAAPAMAKLIVEHRKDGPVKTSNQLKKVLQKFLPPRHENKVLAQIYQAIRIEVNQEIEALKEFLEQTPELLNDGGRLSFISYHSLEDRLVKRFIRNGLFEGEPERDVFGNFEVPLKKVNGLIVPSKEEIKLNNRARSAKLRIAEKL, encoded by the coding sequence ATGGAATATCATAACCCTGTATTGTTGAAGGAAACCGTTGATGGGTTGAATATTAAAGAGGATGGCGTTTATGTGGATGTTACTTTTGGTGGTGGCGGACATAGTAGAGAAATATTAAATCGATTAGGTGGAAAAGGTAAATTATTTGCTTTTGACCAAGATTTAGATGCTCTTGGAAATACAATTGAGGATGTTAGGTTTCAATTAATTAATGAAAACTTTAGGTATATAAAACGATTTTTAAGGTTTTATGGTGTTAAGAAAGTAGATGGTATATTGGCGGATTTTGGAGTGTCTTCTCATCAGTTTGATGTAGCTGAGCGAGGTTTTTCTACGCGTTTTGAAGCTGATTTGGATATGAGGATGAATCAACAAAGTGAATTATCTGCATTTAATGTGGTTAATGATTATGAGGAAGAACAATTAAAACAAGTATTGTTACAGTATGGCGAGTTAAGAGCTGCGCCAGCTATGGCAAAACTCATTGTAGAGCATAGAAAAGATGGTCCGGTTAAAACAAGTAATCAATTAAAAAAAGTATTGCAGAAGTTTTTGCCACCTAGACATGAGAATAAGGTATTGGCTCAAATATATCAAGCCATTCGGATAGAAGTAAATCAGGAAATTGAAGCTTTGAAAGAGTTTTTAGAGCAAACTCCGGAGTTGCTGAATGATGGTGGAAGATTAAGTTTTATATCCTACCACTCTTTAGAAGATAGGTTAGTAAAGCGTTTTATAAGAAATGGGTTGTTTGAAGGGGAGCCAGAGCGTGATGTATTCGGAAATTTTGAAGTGCCTCTAAAAAAAGTCAACGGACTCATAGTGCCGAGTAAAGAGGAAATAAAATTAAATAACAGAGCAAGAAGTGCAAAACTTCGGATAGCTGAAAAATTATAA
- the mraZ gene encoding division/cell wall cluster transcriptional repressor MraZ, whose translation MNTLIGTYDCKVDAKGRLMLPSGMQKQLDSILESGFVLRRSVFQPCLELYPMEEWQILMRKMNKLNKFKKKNNDFIRRFSAGARIVEVDKSGRLLIPKDLTVFAGISKNIVISPAINIIEIWDKDKYEQAIDDATGDFADLAEEVMGQDDDEDGIS comes from the coding sequence TTGAACACGTTAATAGGAACATATGATTGTAAAGTGGATGCCAAAGGCAGGCTTATGTTGCCTAGTGGCATGCAAAAACAATTGGATTCTATTTTAGAATCAGGGTTTGTATTGCGTCGTTCGGTATTTCAGCCTTGTTTGGAATTGTATCCCATGGAGGAGTGGCAGATTTTGATGCGGAAAATGAATAAGTTGAATAAATTTAAAAAGAAAAACAATGACTTTATTCGTCGTTTTAGCGCCGGAGCCAGAATTGTGGAAGTGGATAAAAGTGGGCGTTTGTTGATTCCGAAAGATTTAACAGTTTTTGCTGGGATTTCAAAAAATATAGTGATTTCTCCAGCAATCAATATTATTGAGATCTGGGATAAAGATAAGTATGAACAAGCCATTGATGATGCTACAGGCGATTTTGCCGATTTAGCAGAAGAGGTAATGGGACAAGATGACGATGAAGATGGAATATCATAA
- a CDS encoding alpha/beta fold hydrolase — translation MTHSLKKENNYSYIEAGEGTPIIVLHGLMGGLSNFNSVIEFFSKKGYQVIVPELPLYTMSLIKTNVKNFAKYLHDFIEFKELDEVILLGNSLGGHIGLYHTKLYPKRVKALIITGSSGLYESAMGNGYTKRGDYEVIKKKAQDVFYDPAVATKEIVDEVYETVNDRNKLIKTLAIAKSAIRHNMSDDLPKMPTPTCIIWGKNDNVTPPEVAKEFNELLPDSELFWIDKCGHAAMMEHPEEFNQIMGEWLQKRKF, via the coding sequence ATGACGCACAGTTTAAAAAAAGAAAATAATTACAGCTATATTGAGGCAGGTGAAGGCACACCAATTATTGTTTTACACGGACTTATGGGAGGCTTAAGCAACTTTAATTCTGTAATTGAGTTTTTTAGCAAAAAAGGATATCAGGTAATTGTTCCTGAGCTACCGCTTTACACAATGTCTTTAATAAAAACCAATGTAAAAAATTTCGCAAAATACCTACATGACTTTATAGAATTTAAAGAGCTTGACGAAGTTATTTTATTAGGAAATTCTTTAGGTGGACATATCGGTTTATATCATACCAAATTATACCCTAAACGAGTTAAAGCCCTTATTATAACAGGAAGTTCAGGACTTTATGAAAGTGCAATGGGAAACGGCTACACCAAACGTGGCGATTATGAAGTTATAAAAAAGAAAGCTCAAGATGTTTTTTACGATCCTGCTGTAGCTACCAAAGAAATAGTTGATGAAGTTTACGAAACGGTAAACGACCGAAATAAATTAATTAAAACATTAGCAATTGCAAAAAGCGCTATTAGACACAACATGTCTGATGACTTACCAAAAATGCCTACTCCAACATGTATTATTTGGGGTAAAAACGATAATGTAACACCTCCTGAAGTTGCTAAAGAATTTAATGAACTTTTACCTGATTCTGAATTGTTTTGGATAGATAAATGTGGACATGCTGCTATGATGGAACATCCTGAAGAATTTAACCAGATTATGGGTGAATGGTTACAAAAAAGAAAATTCTAA
- the yihA gene encoding ribosome biogenesis GTP-binding protein YihA/YsxC — MKIKSAEFIMSNSDVEKCPKSRLPEYAFIGRSNVGKSSLINMLTNRKSLAKTSGRPGKTQLINHFLINKNWHLVDLPGYGYARVSKSSKKTFQKFITQYFNLREQLVTAFVLVDIRHNPQPIDLEFMQWLGEHGIPFSIIFTKADKLKPMAIKKHVNDYQTILLESWEEMPNYFITSSSNGVGQDDVLGYIEELNENMKLDSI; from the coding sequence ATGAAAATTAAGTCTGCCGAGTTTATAATGAGCAATTCTGATGTTGAAAAATGTCCGAAAAGCAGATTGCCAGAATATGCTTTTATAGGCAGAAGTAATGTAGGAAAATCATCGCTCATCAACATGCTAACCAACCGTAAAAGCTTAGCAAAAACTTCTGGAAGGCCAGGAAAAACACAACTTATTAATCATTTTTTAATTAATAAAAACTGGCATTTAGTTGATTTACCAGGTTATGGTTATGCCCGAGTTTCAAAAAGTTCAAAAAAAACCTTTCAAAAATTTATTACTCAATATTTTAATCTTCGTGAACAACTTGTAACAGCTTTTGTGTTAGTCGATATTAGGCACAACCCACAACCTATAGACTTAGAATTCATGCAATGGTTAGGTGAACATGGTATTCCATTTTCTATTATTTTCACCAAAGCAGACAAACTAAAACCAATGGCTATTAAAAAACATGTTAATGACTATCAAACTATTCTATTAGAAAGTTGGGAAGAGATGCCTAATTACTTCATCACCTCATCTTCCAATGGCGTTGGACAGGATGACGTTTTGGGGTATATTGAAGAACTAAATGAAAATATGAAGTTGGATTCTATTTGA
- a CDS encoding ABC transporter permease, translating into MSNQSGSLKQLALQKFKKNFWGVFSLWFIVLVGLVSVFAYVFAPDNSQYANQMHLSIHSKKPGFTVKMLTIPSGLKTQQNSFDRIFFGKKNNNTEIPIMDYRVDNNQLIYTEYASDGLVGNVKTIDLKVFPNNAVDDFINEKTFIFGTDKYGRDLLSRVLVGARISFFIGFVAVFISLIIGVFMGSVAGYFGGKIDAIIMWIINVTWSIPTLLLVIAITLALGKGFWQVFIAVGLTMWVEVARVVRGQIISAKEMQYITAARALGYNHFRVITKHILPNIMAPVIVISAANFAAAILIESGLSFLGIGAQPPMASWGAMIKDHYNYIILGKPYLALIPGLCIMSLVMAFMLIGNALRDALDVKG; encoded by the coding sequence ATGAGTAATCAATCAGGCTCATTAAAACAATTAGCGCTCCAAAAGTTTAAGAAGAACTTTTGGGGCGTTTTTAGTTTGTGGTTTATTGTTTTAGTAGGTTTGGTTTCTGTATTTGCTTATGTTTTTGCACCTGATAATTCTCAGTATGCCAATCAGATGCATTTATCAATACATTCCAAAAAACCTGGTTTTACAGTAAAAATGCTTACTATTCCTTCTGGTTTAAAAACGCAACAAAACAGTTTTGATAGAATCTTTTTTGGAAAAAAAAATAACAATACTGAAATTCCAATTATGGATTATAGAGTTGATAATAATCAATTAATCTACACAGAGTATGCATCTGATGGCTTGGTAGGCAACGTAAAAACTATAGATTTAAAAGTTTTTCCAAATAATGCTGTTGATGATTTTATAAACGAAAAAACCTTTATTTTTGGTACTGATAAATACGGTCGCGATTTATTAAGTCGTGTTTTGGTTGGAGCTAGAATTTCTTTTTTTATAGGTTTTGTGGCCGTTTTTATATCGCTGATTATTGGCGTTTTTATGGGGAGTGTTGCTGGGTATTTTGGAGGTAAAATAGATGCTATTATTATGTGGATTATTAATGTTACTTGGTCTATTCCAACGTTGTTGTTGGTTATTGCTATTACCTTGGCATTAGGGAAGGGCTTTTGGCAAGTATTTATTGCTGTGGGTTTAACCATGTGGGTAGAAGTGGCAAGAGTGGTGCGTGGGCAAATAATTAGTGCTAAAGAAATGCAATATATTACTGCTGCCAGAGCATTAGGTTATAACCATTTTAGAGTCATTACAAAGCATATTTTACCAAATATTATGGCCCCAGTTATTGTTATATCGGCTGCAAATTTTGCAGCAGCTATCTTAATTGAAAGTGGTCTTAGTTTCTTAGGTATTGGAGCTCAGCCACCTATGGCAAGCTGGGGTGCTATGATTAAAGATCACTATAATTATATTATTTTAGGGAAACCCTATTTAGCCTTAATACCGGGATTGTGTATTATGAGTTTAGTAATGGCTTTTATGTTGATTGGGAATGCGTTACGGGATGCGTTGGATGTTAAAGGGTGA
- a CDS encoding carboxy terminal-processing peptidase, which translates to MKRNHIVLLLVLLLAFASCSFTTKKFTDPNRDKLLVQVITYVLEQGHFDPINLDDTFSEELFADYIEKIDPVKRYFYESDIKEFENYKTTLDDQLKAYDITFFNVTHERMLKRIAEAKEIYKEVLSKPFDYTKVEFFDTDYENTGFAKNREEMVERWRQQLKFSTLTNYDDIFTEEKNKKKKDDTYVMKTEAIIEKEAREATFKSIDIYFNDSIEDLSREDWFAEYVNTIVEEFDPHTYYLPPRGKEAFDMRMSGKLEGIGAKLQKRMDYIKIVELISGGPAWRSKELEVEDVILKVKQEDEEHPVSIVGMRIDDAIKYIKGPKGTKVTLTIKKVDGTIEDVVIIRDVVELGETYAKASIVEKNNMKFGVINLPAFYVDFQDYKNLNAAIDVKREIENLKSEGMEGLVLDLRNNGGGSLPAVVDMAGLFIKDGPVVQVRSTGEPKEVLKDRDKSIAWDGPLVILVNELSASASEIMAAAMQDYKRAIVIGSKQTYGKGTVQNVLNLNNLVSNNTSGDLGALALTTQKYYRINGGSVQLEGVKSDVTVPGRFSFINVGEKDKDNPLPWDEIDAADYEVWENYFDYNTAVSNSTARMQNNSQLKLIEENAKWVKSKIDDTMVSLNYKTYKEQIALNEEEAKRFDSISDYKSNLTFNSLNYEKALFEKDTTDLREKRERWHESLSHDVYIEEALNVLEDLKATSRVGKVATVKK; encoded by the coding sequence ATGAAGAGGAATCACATTGTATTGTTGTTGGTGCTATTATTAGCCTTTGCGTCATGCAGTTTTACTACAAAAAAATTTACAGATCCCAATAGAGACAAATTGTTAGTTCAAGTAATTACCTATGTTTTGGAACAAGGTCATTTTGATCCTATTAATTTGGATGATACATTTTCAGAAGAATTGTTTGCAGATTATATAGAAAAAATAGATCCAGTAAAACGTTATTTTTATGAGTCTGATATAAAAGAATTTGAAAATTATAAAACAACTTTAGACGATCAATTAAAAGCATACGATATTACGTTTTTTAATGTAACCCATGAGCGCATGTTAAAGCGTATTGCAGAAGCTAAGGAAATCTATAAAGAAGTTTTGTCTAAACCTTTTGATTATACTAAAGTAGAATTTTTTGATACAGATTATGAGAATACGGGTTTTGCTAAGAATAGAGAAGAGATGGTTGAGCGGTGGAGACAACAACTAAAGTTCTCTACCCTTACAAATTATGACGATATTTTTACAGAGGAAAAAAATAAGAAAAAAAAGGATGATACTTACGTTATGAAAACGGAAGCTATCATTGAAAAAGAAGCTCGTGAAGCAACATTTAAATCGATTGATATTTATTTTAATGATAGTATAGAGGATTTATCTCGTGAAGATTGGTTTGCAGAATATGTAAATACCATTGTGGAGGAGTTTGATCCCCATACGTACTATTTACCTCCTCGCGGAAAAGAAGCTTTTGATATGCGAATGTCTGGTAAATTAGAAGGTATCGGTGCAAAATTACAGAAACGTATGGACTATATTAAAATAGTAGAATTGATTTCTGGTGGTCCAGCATGGAGAAGTAAAGAATTAGAGGTTGAGGATGTTATTCTTAAAGTAAAACAAGAAGATGAGGAGCATCCAGTTAGTATTGTAGGAATGCGTATAGATGACGCTATTAAATACATAAAAGGTCCTAAAGGAACTAAGGTAACCTTAACTATTAAAAAAGTAGATGGAACTATTGAAGATGTAGTCATTATTAGAGATGTAGTAGAGCTGGGTGAAACATATGCCAAAGCATCTATTGTTGAAAAAAACAACATGAAATTTGGGGTTATTAACTTGCCTGCTTTTTATGTTGATTTTCAAGATTATAAGAACTTAAATGCGGCCATTGATGTTAAGCGAGAAATTGAAAATTTAAAATCTGAAGGGATGGAAGGTTTAGTGCTTGATTTGCGTAATAATGGAGGGGGTTCTTTGCCTGCGGTTGTAGATATGGCAGGGTTGTTTATTAAAGATGGTCCTGTTGTACAAGTGCGTTCTACTGGTGAGCCTAAAGAGGTTTTGAAAGATAGAGATAAATCAATTGCTTGGGATGGTCCATTGGTTATTTTAGTGAATGAATTATCGGCTTCAGCTTCTGAAATTATGGCTGCAGCTATGCAAGATTATAAGCGAGCTATAGTTATTGGTAGTAAGCAAACTTATGGAAAAGGCACAGTTCAAAATGTGTTGAATCTTAATAATTTAGTTAGTAATAATACCAGTGGCGATTTAGGTGCTTTGGCATTAACTACTCAAAAATATTATAGAATTAATGGGGGTTCTGTTCAGTTGGAAGGTGTTAAAAGTGATGTTACTGTTCCTGGGCGTTTTAGTTTTATTAATGTAGGAGAAAAGGATAAAGATAATCCGTTGCCTTGGGATGAAATTGATGCTGCTGATTATGAAGTCTGGGAAAACTATTTTGATTATAATACTGCGGTAAGTAATAGTACTGCTCGTATGCAGAATAATAGTCAATTGAAGTTGATTGAAGAAAATGCAAAATGGGTGAAAAGCAAGATTGATGACACTATGGTAAGTTTAAATTATAAAACTTATAAAGAACAAATAGCTTTAAATGAAGAGGAAGCAAAGCGTTTTGATAGTATTTCAGATTATAAATCTAACTTAACTTTTAATTCTCTTAATTATGAAAAAGCACTTTTTGAAAAGGATACAACCGATTTAAGGGAAAAACGTGAACGTTGGCATGAAAGTTTGAGTCATGACGTTTATATTGAAGAAGCTTTAAATGTTTTAGAAGATTTAAAAGCTACTTCAAGGGTTGGAAAAGTGGCAACCGTAAAAAAATAG
- the surE gene encoding 5'/3'-nucleotidase SurE has protein sequence MTKKPLILVTNDDGINAPGIRTLIDVMLTIGNVVVVAPDSPQSGMGHAITLDSTLYVERLIVNGKKTNEYSCSGTPADCVKLGIKEILDRRPDICVSGINHGSNSSINVIYSGTMSAALEAGIEGIPSIGFSLLDYSWNANFEACKKYVKLITENVLKHGLTKGVVLNVNIPNVDQKEIKGVKICRQAKANWEEKFDKRISPQGRDYYWLSGKFVNLDNGEDTDEWALTNNYVSVVPIQFDLTAHHSIQNLNTWDLND, from the coding sequence ATGACAAAGAAACCATTAATTTTAGTTACCAATGATGACGGCATCAATGCTCCAGGCATCAGAACTTTAATTGACGTAATGCTAACCATTGGCAACGTAGTGGTTGTTGCTCCAGACAGCCCACAAAGTGGAATGGGCCATGCCATAACTCTCGACTCCACTCTTTATGTAGAACGTTTAATAGTTAACGGTAAAAAAACCAATGAATACAGCTGCTCCGGAACGCCAGCTGATTGTGTTAAATTAGGAATTAAAGAAATTTTAGATAGACGTCCAGATATTTGTGTTTCTGGAATTAACCATGGTTCAAATTCCTCTATAAATGTTATATATTCTGGTACAATGAGTGCTGCTTTAGAAGCTGGTATTGAAGGGATTCCATCTATTGGTTTTTCACTTTTAGATTATTCTTGGAATGCTAATTTTGAAGCTTGCAAAAAGTATGTTAAATTAATTACAGAAAATGTATTAAAACACGGTTTAACAAAAGGGGTTGTTCTTAATGTGAACATTCCAAATGTAGACCAGAAAGAGATAAAAGGCGTTAAAATTTGCAGACAAGCTAAAGCCAACTGGGAAGAAAAATTTGACAAACGCATTAGTCCACAAGGGCGTGATTATTATTGGCTTTCAGGAAAATTTGTTAATTTAGATAACGGAGAAGACACTGACGAATGGGCTTTAACCAATAATTATGTATCAGTGGTACCCATTCAGTTTGATTTAACTGCTCACCATAGCATACAAAACTTAAATACATGGGATTTAAATGATTAA
- the lpxB gene encoding lipid-A-disaccharide synthase, with amino-acid sequence MKYYIIAGEASGDLHGSNLMKALQKEDVSADFRFWGGDLMQAVGGTLVKHYKERAFMGFIEVLINLSSIFKDITLCKNDIKNFKPDVIIFIDNSGFNLRIAKWAKQQNFRTHYYISPQVWASRAKRVKAIKHDIDAMYVILPFVEAFYKKHDYKVHFVGHPLIDAIANREQVNEFSFREKHQLGNKPIIALLPGSRKQEIKNMLSVMLSLVDDFKNYQFVIAGAPSQDYTFYESFIKSNHVKFITNKTYDLLSISTAALVTSGTATLETALFKVPQVVCYKGSAISYQIAKRIITLKFISLVNLVMDKEVVTELIQNDFNKKRLKNELEKILNPDIREKLFIHYYELEKVLGGKGASKKTAQLIYKSLQA; translated from the coding sequence ATGAAATACTACATTATAGCTGGCGAAGCATCGGGAGATTTACATGGATCAAACCTAATGAAGGCACTACAAAAGGAAGATGTTAGTGCTGATTTTAGATTTTGGGGTGGCGATTTAATGCAAGCAGTTGGTGGCACATTGGTAAAACACTATAAAGAACGTGCTTTTATGGGCTTTATAGAAGTATTAATAAATCTATCGTCCATTTTCAAAGACATCACGCTTTGCAAAAACGATATTAAAAATTTTAAGCCAGATGTAATAATTTTTATTGATAATTCTGGTTTTAATCTTCGCATAGCAAAATGGGCTAAACAACAAAATTTTAGAACACACTATTATATTTCGCCACAGGTTTGGGCTTCTAGAGCAAAGCGCGTAAAAGCAATTAAGCATGACATTGATGCTATGTATGTAATTCTACCTTTTGTAGAGGCTTTTTACAAAAAACACGATTATAAAGTACATTTTGTTGGGCACCCTCTTATAGACGCCATTGCAAATAGAGAACAAGTAAACGAATTTAGCTTTAGAGAAAAACACCAGTTAGGCAACAAGCCTATTATAGCATTATTACCAGGCAGCAGAAAACAGGAAATAAAAAACATGCTTTCGGTAATGTTGAGTTTGGTAGATGATTTTAAAAATTATCAATTTGTAATTGCTGGTGCACCAAGTCAAGATTATACTTTTTATGAGTCTTTTATAAAATCCAACCATGTTAAATTTATAACAAACAAAACTTACGATTTATTGAGCATTTCTACAGCAGCCTTAGTAACTTCTGGCACTGCTACTTTAGAAACAGCTTTATTTAAAGTCCCACAAGTAGTATGTTATAAAGGAAGCGCTATTTCTTATCAAATTGCTAAACGCATAATAACTTTAAAGTTTATTTCGTTAGTAAACTTAGTTATGGACAAAGAAGTTGTAACTGAACTTATTCAAAATGATTTCAATAAAAAGCGACTTAAAAACGAGTTAGAAAAGATTTTAAATCCAGATATTCGTGAAAAATTATTCATTCATTATTATGAATTAGAAAAAGTCTTGGGCGGAAAAGGCGCTAGTAAAAAAACTGCTCAATTAATTTATAAATCCCTTCAAGCTTAG
- a CDS encoding C40 family peptidase, whose amino-acid sequence MSRIIIVFILFIGFVSCKSSKKAKNNTSTKVIIDKRTDNKTKQIISSGYNTSTRAHSNSEIAGKNASISTNIIDYAKQFEGVKYKWGGTTKAGMDCSGLVFESFKAYDIFLPRISRDMAKRGKKITLKQTLRGDLLFFKTRNRRNDINHVGLVTEIKDNTIYFIHSTTSAGVIISSLNESYWKNAFHEVRRIL is encoded by the coding sequence ATGAGTAGAATTATTATTGTTTTTATTTTATTTATTGGTTTTGTTAGTTGTAAATCTTCTAAAAAGGCTAAAAACAATACCTCTACCAAAGTTATTATTGATAAAAGGACTGACAACAAAACAAAACAAATTATTTCTTCAGGATACAACACTTCAACACGTGCTCATTCTAATTCAGAAATTGCAGGTAAAAACGCATCAATTTCTACAAATATTATTGATTATGCCAAACAATTTGAAGGTGTAAAATACAAATGGGGTGGCACAACCAAAGCTGGAATGGATTGCTCTGGATTAGTTTTTGAATCATTTAAGGCTTATGATATTTTTCTCCCTAGAATATCTAGAGATATGGCTAAACGAGGTAAAAAAATAACATTAAAACAAACATTAAGAGGCGATTTATTGTTTTTCAAAACCAGAAACCGCCGCAATGATATTAATCATGTAGGCTTGGTTACTGAAATAAAAGATAATACTATATATTTTATTCACTCTACAACAAGCGCAGGCGTTATTATTTCTTCCTTAAATGAGTCGTATTGGAAAAATGCTTTTCATGAAGTACGTAGAATTTTATAA